In one window of Mycobacteriales bacterium DNA:
- a CDS encoding DUF3089 domain-containing protein: MTTHLRPRRVALLLAAVAATGLVACSGSPAAPAARSTPSAHSTSGRAASAPATVWLCRPGHSPDPCTFAERAVSVDAAGRTQPDPAPSADQRDLDCFYVYPTVSTETTANADLTIQKAEDDVAVAQASRFSSVCRVWAPMYRQRTLTDLFNLAHAAPDSPQNLLALSSLRSAWHDYLAHDNHGRRVVLIGHSQGAAMLIRLIRSDIDSDPAMRAKVALAILLGGNVTVLSSRTVGGSFQRIPLCTRRGESGCVIAYSSFLTPPSAGGLFGTAGTGVSLQSGETARDREVACVNPADFSAAPAPLRPYFPSVRLTAGAHWATYPGRYVAQCRSANGVTWLQVTPHAPDARPLVTEDPSPSWGLHRVDVNLALGDLVAAVAALP, encoded by the coding sequence ATGACGACGCATCTTCGGCCGCGTCGGGTCGCTCTGCTCCTCGCCGCCGTGGCCGCGACCGGCCTGGTGGCGTGCTCCGGTTCGCCCGCCGCGCCGGCAGCGCGCTCGACCCCGTCAGCGCACTCGACCTCCGGCCGCGCCGCTTCGGCGCCGGCCACGGTGTGGCTGTGCCGTCCGGGTCACTCTCCCGACCCCTGCACCTTCGCCGAGCGCGCCGTCTCGGTCGACGCCGCCGGCCGCACCCAACCCGACCCGGCGCCCTCGGCGGACCAGCGCGACCTGGACTGCTTCTACGTCTATCCCACGGTCAGCACGGAGACGACGGCCAACGCGGACCTGACGATCCAGAAGGCGGAAGACGACGTCGCGGTCGCGCAGGCGTCGCGGTTCTCCTCGGTCTGCCGGGTCTGGGCGCCGATGTACCGGCAGCGGACCCTCACCGACCTGTTCAACCTCGCGCACGCCGCGCCCGACTCGCCGCAGAACCTGCTCGCGCTGTCGAGCCTGCGCAGCGCGTGGCACGACTACCTGGCGCACGACAACCACGGCCGCCGCGTCGTGCTGATCGGCCACTCGCAGGGGGCCGCGATGCTGATCCGGCTGATCCGGTCCGACATCGACTCCGACCCGGCGATGCGCGCCAAGGTCGCACTCGCCATCCTGCTCGGCGGCAACGTGACCGTGCTCTCCAGCCGGACGGTCGGAGGCAGCTTCCAGCGCATCCCGCTGTGCACCCGGCGCGGCGAGAGCGGCTGCGTCATCGCCTACTCGTCGTTCCTGACGCCGCCCTCGGCCGGCGGGCTCTTCGGCACCGCCGGGACCGGCGTCAGCCTCCAGAGCGGGGAGACCGCGCGCGACCGCGAAGTGGCCTGCGTCAACCCGGCCGACTTCAGCGCCGCGCCGGCTCCGCTCCGCCCGTACTTCCCCAGCGTCCGGCTGACGGCAGGTGCCCACTGGGCCACGTACCCGGGTCGCTACGTCGCGCAGTGCCGCAGCGCGAACGGGGTCACCTGGCTGCAGGTGACGCCGCACGCGCCCGATGCCCGGCCCCTGGTGACCGAGGATCCCAGTCCGTCGTGGGGGCTGCACCGGGTCGACGTCAACCTCGCGTTGGGCGACCTCGTCGCGGCCGTCGCCGCACTCCCGTGA
- a CDS encoding CocE/NonD family hydrolase, giving the protein MRNHGALVRISLAVTLISGLFVAVDAATAGPPPAVDAHGSVGQVYVTGLHAGAQAALLDGTGHQVATKSADSLGGLIFYGVAPARGYRVKLLPHGPESAPVTVHTDRPAPWDPSTYQQSIPDHGYGYLTTRDGTRLSIYVHPPTAPAGQKVPDNNLPSGLPDYAPPYPTLIEYSGYGYSDPAGPQNGIAILANVMGFAVVDVNMRGTGCSGGAFNFFEPLQNLDGYDVVETIAHQPWVRDHKVGMIGISYGAISQLFTAQTRPPSLEAIAPLSTIDATATTLYPGGILNTGFAVGWALERQHDALPASAKGGQSWAYQQIQSGDQTCTQNQVLHGEAENLLATIRANAHYNPAVADPLDPITFVHKIDVPVFMACQWEDEQTGGHCPDLAAHFRGTSKKWFTFTNGAHIDSLDPATYDRWYDFLQLYVAHQAPMLNAAVTAAAAPVIFQQAMGLPQDDVVTLPPDPIQTIPTYAAALAAFEKLPQVRVLFDNGAGQSPTGTASAGDPYPGFEASFAKWPIPGTVAQRWYLGPAGTLTDTPPRGHGVDGYTSNAKALPLTDFGDSTGGGGLWGNASQWQWKWQQNPAGTAVAYLTAPLKHDTTVVGAGALYLWVRSSTPDVDLQATVSEVDPDGHETFVQNGWIRASERKLATGSDTMLAQPSTLLEPIPSMLASDVQPMPKNGFVPVAIPLFYEGHAYRAGSRIRVTIAAPNGTQPVWSFGETEPAGTAQVAIAFSRQMPSSLVLPVVPGVSVPTGFPACPSLRNEPCRAYVPMARR; this is encoded by the coding sequence GTGCGGAACCACGGCGCGCTCGTCCGGATCTCGCTGGCCGTCACGCTCATCTCTGGGCTCTTCGTCGCGGTCGACGCCGCGACAGCGGGTCCGCCACCCGCCGTCGACGCGCACGGCAGCGTCGGGCAGGTCTACGTCACCGGGCTGCACGCCGGGGCGCAGGCGGCGCTGCTCGACGGCACCGGCCACCAGGTCGCCACGAAGTCGGCCGACTCGCTCGGGGGCCTGATCTTCTACGGCGTCGCGCCGGCCCGCGGCTACCGCGTCAAGCTGCTGCCGCACGGGCCCGAATCGGCTCCGGTCACGGTGCACACCGACCGCCCGGCGCCGTGGGACCCGTCGACCTACCAGCAGTCGATCCCGGACCACGGCTACGGCTACCTGACCACCCGCGACGGCACGCGGCTCTCGATCTACGTGCACCCGCCCACGGCGCCGGCCGGCCAGAAGGTGCCCGACAACAACCTGCCGAGCGGGCTGCCCGACTACGCCCCGCCGTACCCCACGCTGATCGAGTACTCCGGTTACGGCTACTCCGACCCGGCCGGACCGCAGAACGGCATCGCCATCCTGGCCAACGTCATGGGCTTCGCCGTCGTCGACGTCAACATGCGCGGCACCGGCTGCTCGGGCGGCGCCTTCAACTTCTTCGAGCCGCTGCAGAACCTCGACGGCTACGACGTCGTCGAGACCATCGCCCACCAGCCGTGGGTGCGCGACCACAAGGTCGGGATGATCGGCATCTCGTACGGCGCCATCAGCCAGCTGTTCACCGCGCAGACCCGCCCGCCGTCGCTCGAGGCGATCGCTCCGCTGTCGACGATCGACGCGACCGCGACGACGCTCTACCCGGGCGGCATCCTCAACACCGGCTTCGCGGTGGGCTGGGCCCTGGAGCGCCAGCACGATGCGCTCCCCGCGAGCGCCAAGGGGGGCCAGTCGTGGGCCTACCAGCAGATCCAGTCGGGTGACCAGACCTGCACGCAGAACCAGGTGCTGCACGGCGAAGCCGAGAACCTGCTCGCGACGATCCGGGCCAACGCGCACTACAACCCGGCGGTCGCCGACCCGCTCGACCCGATCACGTTCGTGCACAAGATCGACGTGCCGGTGTTCATGGCCTGCCAGTGGGAGGACGAGCAGACCGGCGGCCACTGCCCCGACCTCGCCGCCCACTTCCGCGGCACGTCCAAGAAGTGGTTCACCTTCACCAACGGCGCGCACATCGACTCGCTCGACCCGGCGACGTACGACCGGTGGTACGACTTCCTGCAGCTCTACGTGGCGCACCAGGCGCCGATGCTCAACGCGGCCGTCACGGCCGCGGCCGCGCCGGTCATCTTCCAGCAGGCGATGGGGCTGCCGCAGGACGACGTCGTCACGCTGCCGCCCGACCCGATCCAGACGATCCCGACCTACGCCGCCGCGCTGGCGGCCTTCGAGAAGCTGCCGCAGGTGCGAGTGCTCTTCGACAACGGCGCCGGCCAGTCGCCTACAGGAACAGCAAGCGCCGGCGACCCCTACCCCGGTTTCGAGGCGTCGTTCGCGAAGTGGCCGATTCCCGGGACCGTCGCGCAGCGCTGGTACCTCGGACCCGCCGGCACGCTGACCGACACGCCGCCGCGGGGCCACGGCGTCGACGGCTACACGTCGAACGCGAAGGCGCTCCCCCTCACCGACTTCGGCGACAGCACCGGCGGCGGCGGGCTGTGGGGCAACGCGTCGCAGTGGCAGTGGAAGTGGCAGCAGAACCCGGCGGGCACCGCGGTGGCCTACCTCACCGCGCCGCTCAAGCACGACACGACCGTCGTCGGCGCCGGAGCCCTCTACCTGTGGGTGCGCTCGTCGACTCCCGATGTCGACCTGCAGGCGACGGTCAGCGAGGTCGACCCGGACGGGCACGAGACGTTCGTGCAGAACGGCTGGATCCGCGCCAGCGAACGCAAGCTGGCAACCGGTTCCGACACGATGCTCGCCCAGCCCAGCACGCTGCTCGAACCGATCCCGAGCATGCTCGCCTCCGACGTGCAGCCGATGCCGAAGAACGGGTTCGTCCCGGTGGCGATCCCGCTGTTCTACGAGGGGCACGCCTACCGCGCCGGCAGCCGCATCCGGGTGACGATCGCCGCGCCCAACGGCACGCAGCCGGTCTGGTCGTTCGGCGAGACCGAGCCGGCGGGGACCGCCCAGGTGGCGATCGCCTTCTCACGGCAGATGCCGTCGAGCCTGGTGCTGCCCGTGGTGCCCGGCGTCAGCGTGCCGACCGGCTTCCCCGCCTGCCCGAGCCTGCGCAACGAGCCGTGCCGCGCCTATGTGCCGATGGCCCGGAGGTAG
- a CDS encoding ABC transporter ATP-binding protein — translation MSVDELTTQAVHARPGVPSSEDAADRRITLARLRGAVTWWCVASAAVAAVGYALGTLVAGRLAARPTGLALGLLALSVVGGAVLDTAGRTAWAGVVDRAEGRLRGDLLSAALSQPLSALSETAVGEILDRIDDDTHELGLLLRRVAWDLVRTALRALPLWVVAGLTWWPAWALFPVTAALTALVIRGPAAEVSRLKVEEEIAWTDHAAVMEEGIAARDDLRSSLGQAYLIRRCAELSAAVHAKVGATCRAAGILGRRAGLVLHGLLAATAVAGVALAVHGRLSTAGLVTLFLVTTSFVGQVDQVARHMPDLQEGLGALTRLRAMMAVPAEPRGGRGVPHGLLGIQVRHLHFAYPHGTFELRDVTVDVAAGTTIALVGRTGSGKSTLAALLSRAVEPPAATVFLGGVDVTTIDLQQLRRTVGVVTQRTEILAGTLAENITLFADLPRATVAAAIDELGLTAWVAGLPEGLDTPLGPGGTSLSAGEEQLVAFARLLVRDVRIVVLDEATARMDPVTEARVVGAAERLLRGRTGVLIAHRLSTTARADVVAVLAGGRIVQLGERAVLAATPGAFRDLLVAAGTETQALDITGPSAVTATARRVGDVPPEDEPGTGPGLARSTVSMLRIHPAWGIGGAALFLTAAVTGAWGAITGWIWGHLVADLRAGRAVTTLTGALVVALLVAPLALSVAFRVYPQWWSAVMLRVRHAVLRGQTMQHRLPRTPPGEVVARAMDADRFARYADRWVDFVNGMAIIAVTMLAGWNVLAGVVLVAVMAVSSLASTIGTPRAGRSAAASSAARARFGRSLVSALDAARTVKLAAATPAVHRHLQQVDAGRVEAAVREHRVQAALDGVPIVMVQCGVVAGWLVYFAGGWGLATALLVTTAVNGFDWFGRVAGSVITEAPGVRAWKDATASLAGGVDLMAVPPGVDLVRGTAPTPPLPPRTPLRRLSVVGLTAMHADGTIGVERVTFTVDAGELVLLLGPIGSGKSSLLAALAGLVHHSGHVRWNGVDVEDPQVFLRPGQVAYVAQMPRVLSGTFGDNVRLDHRRALDRAIADARLSLDVADAGGLDAVVGHRGVRLSGGQVQRLAFARALATEAELVLADDVSSALDARTEVELWGALRARGTTVIASTSKRAALRQADRVLVLVDGRIAAVGPWSQLAADWQHLAG, via the coding sequence GCCGTCGTCGGAGGACGCGGCCGACCGTCGCATCACCCTCGCCCGGCTGCGTGGCGCCGTCACCTGGTGGTGCGTGGCGTCCGCCGCTGTCGCCGCCGTCGGTTACGCCCTGGGCACCCTGGTCGCGGGCCGGCTGGCCGCCCGGCCGACCGGCCTGGCGCTCGGGCTGCTCGCGCTGTCGGTCGTCGGCGGCGCCGTGCTCGACACGGCCGGTCGTACGGCGTGGGCCGGCGTCGTCGACCGGGCGGAGGGCCGGCTGCGCGGCGACCTGCTGTCCGCGGCGCTGAGCCAGCCGCTGTCGGCACTGTCCGAGACGGCGGTAGGCGAGATCCTCGACCGGATCGACGACGACACGCACGAGCTCGGCCTGCTGCTGCGGCGCGTGGCGTGGGACCTCGTGCGCACCGCGCTGCGGGCGCTGCCGCTGTGGGTGGTCGCCGGGCTGACCTGGTGGCCGGCCTGGGCCCTCTTCCCGGTCACGGCGGCCCTCACGGCGCTCGTCATCCGCGGTCCTGCGGCAGAGGTCTCGCGCCTGAAGGTCGAGGAGGAGATCGCCTGGACCGACCACGCCGCGGTCATGGAGGAGGGCATCGCAGCGCGTGACGACCTGCGCTCGAGCCTCGGCCAGGCCTACCTGATCCGGCGCTGCGCCGAGCTGTCGGCCGCGGTGCACGCCAAGGTGGGCGCGACCTGCCGGGCCGCGGGAATCCTCGGCCGCCGGGCCGGCCTGGTGCTGCACGGCCTGCTGGCCGCGACGGCCGTCGCCGGGGTCGCGCTCGCCGTCCACGGCCGCCTGTCCACCGCCGGGCTCGTGACGCTGTTCCTCGTGACGACGTCGTTCGTCGGCCAGGTCGACCAGGTCGCCCGGCACATGCCCGACCTGCAGGAGGGCCTGGGTGCCCTCACCCGGCTTCGCGCGATGATGGCCGTCCCGGCCGAGCCGCGCGGCGGGCGCGGCGTACCCCACGGTCTACTCGGCATCCAGGTGCGCCACCTGCACTTCGCCTACCCGCACGGCACGTTCGAGCTGCGCGACGTCACGGTCGACGTCGCGGCGGGCACGACGATCGCGCTGGTCGGCCGCACCGGTTCCGGCAAGTCGACGCTTGCCGCGCTGCTGTCCCGTGCGGTCGAACCGCCCGCGGCCACCGTCTTCCTCGGCGGCGTCGACGTCACGACGATCGACCTGCAGCAGCTGCGCCGCACCGTCGGCGTCGTCACCCAGCGCACCGAGATCCTGGCCGGCACGCTGGCGGAGAACATCACGCTGTTCGCCGACCTGCCCCGCGCGACCGTCGCGGCGGCGATCGACGAGCTCGGCCTGACGGCCTGGGTCGCCGGCCTGCCGGAGGGGCTCGACACGCCTCTCGGGCCGGGCGGCACCAGCCTGTCGGCGGGCGAGGAGCAGCTGGTGGCCTTCGCGCGGTTGCTGGTGCGCGACGTGCGGATCGTCGTGCTCGACGAGGCCACCGCGCGGATGGACCCGGTCACCGAGGCCCGCGTCGTCGGCGCCGCCGAGCGGTTGCTGCGCGGGCGCACCGGCGTACTCATCGCGCACCGCCTGTCCACGACCGCGCGCGCCGATGTCGTCGCGGTCCTCGCCGGCGGCCGGATCGTGCAGCTGGGGGAGCGCGCGGTGCTGGCCGCCACCCCCGGGGCGTTTCGCGACCTGCTCGTCGCAGCCGGCACCGAGACACAGGCGCTCGACATCACCGGCCCGTCGGCCGTCACCGCGACCGCCCGCCGCGTCGGCGACGTGCCGCCGGAGGACGAACCCGGCACCGGGCCGGGGCTCGCGCGCAGCACCGTGTCGATGCTGCGCATCCATCCGGCGTGGGGCATCGGTGGGGCGGCGCTGTTCCTCACCGCGGCCGTGACCGGAGCGTGGGGTGCGATCACCGGGTGGATCTGGGGCCACCTCGTCGCGGACCTGCGGGCGGGCCGCGCTGTCACGACGCTGACCGGTGCCCTGGTGGTCGCGCTGCTCGTCGCGCCACTCGCGCTGTCGGTCGCGTTCCGCGTCTACCCGCAGTGGTGGTCGGCGGTGATGCTGCGGGTGCGCCACGCCGTGCTGCGCGGCCAGACGATGCAGCACCGGCTGCCGCGCACCCCGCCCGGCGAGGTGGTCGCCCGCGCCATGGACGCCGACCGCTTCGCGCGCTACGCCGACCGGTGGGTCGACTTCGTCAACGGCATGGCCATCATCGCCGTGACGATGCTCGCCGGCTGGAACGTCCTGGCCGGCGTCGTCCTCGTCGCGGTCATGGCGGTGTCGTCGCTGGCCTCGACCATCGGCACGCCGCGCGCCGGCCGCTCCGCCGCCGCGTCGTCCGCGGCCCGGGCGCGCTTCGGCCGCTCACTCGTGTCGGCGCTCGACGCGGCCCGCACCGTCAAGCTCGCCGCCGCCACCCCGGCGGTGCACCGGCACCTGCAGCAGGTCGACGCCGGCCGTGTCGAGGCCGCCGTCCGGGAGCACCGGGTCCAGGCGGCGCTCGACGGTGTGCCGATCGTGATGGTGCAGTGCGGTGTCGTCGCCGGCTGGCTGGTCTACTTCGCCGGCGGCTGGGGGCTGGCGACCGCGCTGCTGGTGACGACGGCGGTCAACGGGTTCGACTGGTTCGGCCGGGTCGCCGGCTCGGTGATCACGGAGGCGCCCGGGGTGCGGGCGTGGAAGGACGCCACGGCCTCGCTGGCCGGGGGTGTCGACCTGATGGCGGTCCCCCCGGGCGTCGACCTGGTGCGCGGCACCGCGCCGACGCCGCCGCTGCCTCCACGCACACCGCTGCGACGACTGTCGGTCGTCGGTCTGACCGCGATGCACGCCGACGGCACCATCGGCGTCGAGCGGGTCACGTTCACCGTCGACGCGGGGGAGTTGGTGCTGCTGCTCGGCCCGATCGGCTCGGGCAAGTCGTCGCTGCTCGCCGCGCTGGCCGGGCTCGTGCACCACAGCGGCCACGTCCGGTGGAACGGCGTCGACGTCGAGGACCCGCAGGTGTTCCTGCGGCCGGGCCAGGTGGCCTACGTCGCGCAGATGCCGCGGGTGCTGTCGGGCACCTTCGGTGACAACGTGCGGCTCGACCACCGGCGCGCGCTCGACCGCGCCATCGCCGACGCGCGGCTCTCGCTCGACGTCGCGGACGCCGGCGGGCTCGACGCGGTGGTCGGGCACCGCGGCGTGCGGCTGTCCGGCGGGCAGGTGCAACGGCTCGCCTTCGCCCGCGCACTGGCGACCGAGGCCGAGCTCGTGCTCGCCGACGACGTGTCGAGCGCGCTCGACGCGCGCACCGAGGTCGAGCTGTGGGGCGCGTTGCGGGCCCGCGGTACGACGGTCATCGCCTCGACGTCGAAGCGGGCGGCCTTGCGTCAGGCGGACCGCGTGCTCGTGCTGGTCGACGGCCGGATCGCGGCAGTCGGGCCGTGGTCGCAGCTCGCGGCCGACTGGCAGCATCTCGCCGGCTGA